One Spirochaetota bacterium genomic window, AAACAAACTTCAAGATATTGAAAACTATCTGTCACAAATTGAAAAATCGTTAGGCATTGATTTCTATAACTAAGCAAAAAAATGTTTATAGTATAAGGAAAAAATATGAAAGCACTGCAATTTAACGTGACCGTACCACAATGGATAGCACTGAAAGCGTTAGGAGCCTTTTCAAAATCCGTGTTTTACAAAAGCCCAATTGGCACACTGAAATTAGTCGACATCCCAAAGCCAGAGCCTATCGATAAAAACTGGGCAATAGTAAAAACAACATATTGTGGATTTTGTGGAAGCGACTATAACCTGATACAGCTTCACGATTCGCCCATGGCTTCCCCGTTTACATCGTTTCCCTGTGTTATTGGACATGAGGTATGCGGCACCATTGAAGAGCCAGGCAACACCGGCTTTAAAAAGGGACAGCGTGTTGTTATAAACCCTATGCTTTCATGTGCTGTGCGACAATTACCGCTATGCCCTTCATGTAAAAATGGGCGACCTGCTAACTGTGAAAATTTTGCCAATGGTAGCTTTGCACCGGGTATGTTTACTGGTATTTGCAAGGATGTCAATGGCGGCTTTGCTCAGTACCTGCCAGCACACAGCTCACAGCTTTTTGCAATTCCCGGTACCATAAGCACCAAGGCAGCAGTACTAACTGAGCCATTAAGTGTGGCATTACAGGCAATCTACGATAACATGCCACAAAATTATGATAAAGTGTGCATTATTGGCTGCGGTGTCATTGGGCTTATGCTTGTTCGCGCTCTACGTGCATTAA contains:
- a CDS encoding alcohol dehydrogenase catalytic domain-containing protein, which gives rise to MKALQFNVTVPQWIALKALGAFSKSVFYKSPIGTLKLVDIPKPEPIDKNWAIVKTTYCGFCGSDYNLIQLHDSPMASPFTSFPCVIGHEVCGTIEEPGNTGFKKGQRVVINPMLSCAVRQLPLCPSCKNGRPANCENFANGSFAPGMFTGICKDVNGGFAQYLPAHSSQLFAIPGTISTKAAVLTEPLSVALQAIYDNMPQNYDKVCIIGCGVIGLMLVRALRALNCRATIAVIEPSQFHRQKALSWGADAVLQGDLLEAATFTNGKVYTPMFGPKILQGGFDRVFDTVGSSKTFSLAMNIARAGGHISLVGITSKLSYDPTPLWLKLLTVKGVYGYGFIREGRKQKHIFEKALEIMKKMPDIESMVTHTFSIEQYKEMIEVNANKGIHRAIKTVVEFKK